Below is a genomic region from Streptomyces sp. RPA4-2.
ATGACGTTCGCCCCCAGGAACCCGGCCAGGACCAGCAGCAGCGTGTAGTAGAAGGCGGTCAGGCCCAGGCCGCTGCGCTCACCGATGGGGTGGCCGACCTGGGTGGTGACCGTCACCGGGTCGGCCAGCAGCAGACGGGCCGTGGAGTCGGCCCCCGCGGCGGCGGGGGAGGCCGTGAGCTGCTTGCCGATGGTCAGCGAGGCCTGTCGGGCGGTCTGCTGGGCGATCCGGCCGGCCAGTGAGGAGCCGAGGCTGCCCAGACCCGGGTTGGTGAGCACCGTCAGCGTCGGCCGGGCCGTCGCGTTCGAGGTGGTCAGCGCGGAGACGGAGGCCGTGAAGTCGGCGGGGACGACGAGGGCGCCGAAGATCTTGCCGGAGGTGAGCCTGTCCTGGAGCTGGGCGCGGGTGAGCCGTTGCCAGTCGGCCTTGCCGGAGGTGTCGGCGGCGACCGCGCGGGTGAGCTGGGCCCCCAGGTTCGTCGTCTGCCCGGGCAGTGGTCCGCCCTGGTCGGTGTCGACGATGCCGATGGGCAGGTCGCGCAGGGCCCCGTCCGGATCGACGATGCCGCCCATGTAGAGGAGGGCCAGCAGCAGCGCGAGCAGCCCGCTCAGCACGGTCGGCAGCAGCCACAGCCTGGGGCGCCGCAGGAGTGCGGTGGCACGGGCCGGGACAGGGGCGTGGTCGGGAGCGGACGCGCTGTCGGCGGCCATGGTCCTCCGTAGGTCGGGGCGGCGCGGGAGGGACGGGGCCGGGTGGGAGGCGCCCGTCGGGCCAGGATGCGGGGTGCGGCGGCCCCGTGTTCAGCGACTCGCCGGGTGCGGGACGGGGGCGCGCGGAAGCTGTGAGGGGAGGGCGCGTACCCCGGCCGTGGTCGCCGGTCACGTGAGCGTGCGGCCGCTCGGCCGGCCGGCGCGGGGACGAGCCCCACGGGAGGGATCGACGACGCCGTTACCCCCACCGTCTTCGACGGCGACCGTCCTGGGTACGGTTCCCGCACCATCCCACCCTTCCCCGGAGCCGAGACATGAGCGACCGTGCCGACCAGACCATCGCCGCGCTGCGCGGCGGACACGACTACCTGACCTCCGTGGTGCACGGGCTCGCCACCGCCGACCTCACCCGGCGCTCGGGCGCGTCGGAGTGGGACGTCTCCCAGGTCCTCAGCCACCTGGGCAGCGGCGCGGAGATCGGCCGCGCCTCGCTGGAGGGCGCGCTGAACGGCACCGGACCGCGCGACGGCGACTTCAACAAGTCGGTGTGGGCCCGCTGGGACGCGATGTCCCCGGCCGAGCGCGCCGAGGGCTTCGTGGACGCCAACGAGCGACTCGTGCGCGGTTACGAGGCGCTGGACACCCGGGTCCGGGAGGAACTCCGCGTGGAGCTCGGCTTCCTGCCGGCACCCGTGGACGTCGCGACGCTGGCGGGCCTTCGGCTCAGCGAGTTCGCCCACCACACCTGGGACGTCGAGGTGGCCTTCGACCCGACGGCGGCGTTGCTGCCGGTGGCGACCGAGCCGCTCCTGGCCCAGGCCGGTCTGCTCATAGGGTTCCTCGGCAAGGCCGACGCCCTGGGCGGTCGCCACGCCCGTATCGCGGTACGGACGGTGTCTCCGGTGCGTGCGTTCGGGCTCGACCTGGGTGACTCGGTCGCGCTCGTCGACGAGCCCGCCGAGCCCGACGCCGTGCTGAGCGCCCCGGCCGAGTGGTGGCTGCGGCTCGTCACCGGCCGCCACGCCCCCGCCCACACCCCGGCCGGGGTGAACCTGAAGGGAGACGCCCTCACACTGGACGATCTGCGACGCGTCTTCCCCGGCTTCTGACCCGCGAGGTCGTCGCGGGGCGGTTCCTCAGCCGGCCTTCGGGGCCGTCCCGCTCACGGTCTTCCCCGGCCGCCCCGCCTCACGACCCGTGGCCGGGGGCCTCGGCGGGCGGCAACAAGTCGTGCAGCTGCTCGTACCGCTGCGCGCAGGCCGTTCGGGCGATGGCCTGTGAGACGGCGTCGGCCAGCGGGCGCGAGGACTCGCGCAGCAGTGTGCGCGCCTTCTCCGTGAGCGCCACCTCGATACCCCTCTTGTCCCCGCACGCCGAGCGCCGCGTGATCAGTCCCGCGTGCTGCAGACAGGCCACCTGATAGGTCAGCCGTGTCTTGGGGCGGCCCAGCAGCTCGGCGATCTGTGTCATGCGGAGGCTGGATCCGGGCTGGTCGGCCAGCAGGCACAGCACCAGGAACTCGTCGTGCGAGACACCGAGGGCGTCCTTGACGCGAGCGCGCAACTGCTGCTCGATCGCCCCGGCCGCCGCCAGCAGCCGCATCCAGGACCGCAGCTCGGTCGGCAGCAGGCCGTCTTCGCTGCCCGACTCGTGTTCGGGCAGGTCAGCGGGGGCGAGAAAGTCGGCCATGGTGTCACAGTCTACCGGTTGTCCAAATTTGAAGAACGGGCTAGCCTGTGATCGTCCAAATTTGGATGACTGCTGGTTGTCCCACGGCCCGTGCCTCACCTGTAACCGTTAAGCGTCTGGAGAACTCTCATGACCGTCGCCGTCGAAACCGGCCTGTGGCAGCTCGACCCCGCCCGCACCAGCGTCGTCATCCGGCACAAGACGATGTGGGGTCTGGTCACGGTGAAGGGCGACTTCGCCGCTGTCACCGGGGAGGGCGAGGTGCAGGCCGACGGGACCGCCCGCGGCACCGTCACCCTGGACGTGGCGTCTCTCGACACCAAGAACGGCAAGCGTGACAAGCACCTCCGCTCGGCCGACCTCTTCGACGTGGAGCGGCACCCCACGATCACCTTCGCGGTGGACAACGCGGTCGTCGCCCAGAACGACACCGTCGAGGTCACCGGGCAGCTGACCGTGCGCGGCATCACCCGGCCGCAGCCCCTCGTCGCCCGGGTCACCGCGGCGAGCGCCGAAGACGTCACCCTCGCCGCGGAGTTCACCGTGGACCGCGACCAGTTCGACATGGGCTGGAACCAGCTGGGCATGCTCCGCGGCCTGACCACCGTCGTCGGCACACTCGTCTTCACCCGCGTCAAGGGCTGAGCCGACGGATCACCGCCCGCCGTCGGCGCGGCGGCAGGTGGTGACCCTGCTCCATGGTCCGTCGGACACGGCGGCCGATGTCACACGGTTCCCGCGGCCGCGTCCTGGCCGGCGGGCCGAGGACGAAACGGCGGACAACCCCCGAGTGGCCGGGGGCTGTCCGCCGCGGCCTTGCCGTGGGCGCGGCCCGGTCGTCCGGGGAGACGTCCCGACGGCCCGTCAGACCCGGCGCACGGCTTCGTGGAAGGCCGGACGGGCGCCTAGCCGGCGGACGTAGTCCCGCAGACGGCCGTACGGGGAGAGGACGTCCTCCGTGCCGAGGCTGGTGAGGGCCACCCACAGGTCGACGTCGGCGGCCGTCAACTCGTCGCCCAACGCATGCTGGTTCGACGCGAGTTGGCGATCGAGCGAGTCGAGCGCGGCGGACCGCGCCGTCGACCCGGCGGCCGGAGTGAGGTTCCGGTCCAGGAAGACGCGGAAGGTGTCGATGTCCGCGGCGAGGAACGGCGGGTGCAGCCGCGGGAGTCCGTTGCCGTCGCGGCAGCCTGGGAGTTCGCCGAGGTCGCGCAGGATGTCGGGGGTGTGATTGCTGACGACGCGTCCGCTCCAGCGGTCGCACAGCGCCGGCGCGGTGAGCGGACCGTCGTAGTGGTGCCAGGTGGCCTCGTACGCGGCCCGCAGCGCGGCGCAGGCGTCCGGCGTCCCGGAGGGCCCCGTCAGGAGCGTGCTGGTGACCGAGTCGCGCAGCCCCAGCAGGCCGAGGGTGATCGAGATGCGCAGCGAGCGCGGACAGCCCTCGGAGAGGTACAGCTGATACCGGTGCGGCGCGGGATAGAAGCCGCCTGCCGGACCGACACCGATGCGACTGCGGATGCGGTGTCCACGCGAGGGGGCCGCACCCCGAGGGGCCGCGGCGACAAGCGCTCCCGCGGCAGGCGAGGCCGAGGCGCAGTGGTGGGAGGTGGCGGCGGTCGGACTGAGCGAGACTGTCTCGGGCATGACTCTCCAGGGGACGGCGAAGCCCCGCCACCCGGAGGGCGGCAGCGGCGGAACGGAGTGACTGCGCTGACGTACCGTCCGGACCGTGGACTAGTAGGCGCTGGAGACCCGCAGCAGATCGATGTGCAGGCGCCTGGTCAGACCGTTCGTGCCCTTTCCGGTCATTCCCGTCGCTCCCGTGTCCGGGGCTCGCGAGAGGCGAGACCACGCTTGCCCCGCCGCTCCGGCGGGACCCGGTCGTCACCCGGGGCACCCCGTCGCGGTGGAAGGGTTGCCTGTCAGCGGGCCGGGGCCGATCAACCGCTCCGCACGGAAGGAACCGTGCGAAGGGCGCTGACAATCGTGACCGTCCCCGTCAGTCTCGGTCCGCTCCGTGGGCTCGTCAAGAAGGCGCCCGCGCGGTCTCACCACGTGGTCATCCGGGCTGCCGAGCGTTGACATCCGTTCGGGGCCGTGCCTAACTTACGCCGCATCGGACCGGAACAACTCCGGTCGGCACGAGGGCCCACGGGCCGGAACGGTGACGGTGACCGCGATGTACGCAGCCCAGGGGAAGACCGCCTCGCGGTCCCACGGCCGCGACCGCGTGCTCATGAACCGTCGCCCCGCGCGGCACCTCGCCGACGGCGGCAGCGCCCGTACGGCACGGTGTTGTCCCTCTCCCGGCGCCCGCTGTCTCTGTCAGGGCTGACGTACCCCCCTCGCTGACCGCCGGTTGCTGAACCCCGGTCGCCGAATTCCCGGTCCCTGTACCCCCGGTCCTTGATCCTCGGTGTCCGATCTCGGGGTCGGTGATCTCCGAACCACCGTGTGCCGCCGCCGAACCGGCGGGCTTCCGGTGGCCCCCCTTCTCGTCCCCGCATCGGGTTCGTTCCCCCCTGCGCGTGCCCGTCGTCTCGTCGTACGGGCCGTGCCGGGGGAGTCCGAGCCGCCTGGAGCCCTCCATGAGTGAATCCCTCGGCTCCGCCGTGCCGTTGGGCACGGCGGAACCACCTCCCGCTCCCGTGGCCGAACCGAGGCCGTACGCCGCGCAGCGGGTGCTGCCGCTGCGCCGGCCGGGCCGCTGGATCGTCTCGGCGGTCGTGCTGGTCCTGGTCGCCCAGGTCGTCCACGGCCTGGCCACCAACCCGTTCTTCCAGTGGGACAGGTTCCAGTACTGGTTCCTGCGTCCCACGATCCTCGACGGCCTGCTCATCACCCTCGAAGTGACCCTCTACAGCGCCGTGTCGGGACTGCTGGGCGGCATCCTGCTCGCGCTCGCACGGCTCTCCCGGAGTCCGGTGCTGCGTGCCGTGAGCTGGGTCTACATCTGGTTGTTCCGGTCGGTGCCGCTGATCGTCGTCCTGCTCTTCCTCTACAACTTCTCCGCGCTCTACCGGACGCTGAGCCTCGGCGTGCCGTTCGGCCCCGCCTTCCTCACGTTCGACGAGTCCCGGCTCGCCACGGACATGGTCGTCGCGGTCGTCGGACTGAGCCTCAACGAAGCGGCGTACGCGGCCGAAGTGGTACGCGGCGGCATCCTCTCCGTCGACCAGGGCCAGCACGAGGCGGCCTCCGCGCTGGGTCTGCCGAAGGGCTACCAGTTCACGAGGATCGTGTTCCCGCAGGCCCTGCGCTCCATCACCCCCAACTACGTCAACCAGTTGATCGGCCTGATCAAGGGCACCTCGCTGGTCTTCTACGTCTCCCTGCTCGACCTGTTCGGCTCGGTGCAGAGCATGGGCAGCACCTACCCCGGCGACATCGTGCCGCTGCTGCTGGTCGCCACCGTCTGGTACCTGATCCTCACGAGCGTCGTGTCGGTCGTCCAGTTCTACGTCGAGCGGTACTACTCGCGGGGCGCGCTGCGCACCCTGCCGCCCACCCCGCTGCAGAGACTCCGCACCGGTCTGCGCGACCTGCGGGACCGTGCCCGGAAGGAGGCGGCCCTGTGACCGCCGAGGTGACGGAGCAGCCCGACGTCCGGCCCGCGGCGGTCGAGGTCCATGACGTGCACAAGTGGTACGGGACTCAACGTGTCCTGGACGGCGTGGAGTTGACCGTCCGGCCCGGTGAGGTCACCGTCGTCCTCGGACCGTCCGGCTCCGGCAAGTCCACGCTCCTCAGGGTGATCAACCACCTGGAGAAGCCCGAGATCGGCCATGTCAGCCTGAACGGCGAGCCGATCGGCGTACGACGGCACGGCGGGCGGCTCAAGGAACTGAGCGAGCGGGCCATCCTCGCCCAGCGCAGCCGGATCGGCTTCGTCTTCCAGAACTTCAACCTGTTCCCGCACCTGACGGTGCTCGACAACGTGGCGGCCGCGCCCGTCGCCACCGGGCGGCTGAGCAAGCCCGAAGCGCGGGAACTGGCGCGCACCCTGCTGGGCCGGGTCGGGCTCGCCGACAGAACCGCCGCCTTTCCCCGGCAGCTGTCGGGCGGCCAGCAGCAGAGAGTGGCCATCGCCCGCGCTCTCGCGCTGCGGCCCGGAGTCATCCTCTTCGACGAACCCACCTCCGCCCTCGACCCCGAACTGGTCGGTGAGGTCCTCGCCGTCATCAAGGACCTGGCCACCAGCGGCACCACCCTCCTCATCGTCACCCACGAGATCGGCTTCGCCCGCGAGGTCGCCGACCGGGTGGTCTTCATGGACGCCGGCCGGATCGTCGAACAGGGGCCGCCCGCCCAGGTGCTGGACCACCCGGCACACGAGCGGACCAGGGACTTCCTGAGCAAGGTGCTCTGATCCCGCCCCCGGACACCGCTCACCCGCTCACCCGCCCATCCGCACGACGCCCTCACCGCACACCTGACAAGGACGACCATGCGCACCCGTACCGATGCCCGTACCACTCCCCGTAGTCGCACCCTCCGCACCGGACTCCTCCGTGGCCTGGCCGTGTCCACCGCGGTCGCCACCCTCGCCACCGGGCTCGCCGCGTGCGGGGGCGAGAGCGACGCCGCCACCACGACCGGCGACGCGGCCCCCGGCACCGTCACCCTGGGCGCGCTGTCCAACGGCGCCGCACAGCAGGCCGATCTCAAGGTGCCCGAGGTCAAGTCCATCAGCGCCGAACTGCCCAAGTCGGTGGCCAGGAGCGGCAAGCTGGTCATCGGAGTGGGCGCGCTGCCCGCCGGGTTCCCGCCGCTGGCGTACGTGGGGCAGGACCAGAAGACCCTCACCGGCGCCGAACCCGACCTCGGCCGGCTGGTCGCCGCGGTCCTCGGCCTGAAGCCGGAGGTCAAGAACTCGACCTGGGAGAACCTTTTCGTCGGCATCGACAGCGGCAGGGTCGACATCGCCTTCTCGAACGTCACCGACACCGAGGAACGCAAGAAGAAGTACGAGTTCGCCTCCTACCGGCAGGACAACCTCGCCTTCGAGGTGCGCAAGAAGAGCAGCTGGAACTTCGGCGGCGACTACCGGAACCTGGCCGGCCGGACCGTCGCGGTGAGCGCCGGGACCAACCAGGAGAAGATCCTGCTGGAGTGGAAGGCGAAGCTGGCGAAGGAGGGCGAGAAGCTCAACGTCAAGTACTACCAGGACAACAACGCCACGGCCCTCGCGCTGTCCAGCGGGAAGATCGACGCTTCCTTCGGGCCCAACCCCGGTATCGCGTACCACATCACCCAGACGGCGAAGTCTCCCGAACCGACGCGCAACGCGGGCACGTTCTCCGGGGCGGGCGCGACGCTCCAGGGTCTGATCGCCGCCACCGCGAAGAAGGACAGCGGGCTGGCCGCGCCGGTCGCCGACGCCATCAACCACCTGATCAAGAACGGTCAGTACGCCAAGTGGCTCGCCGCGTGGAACCTCTCCAACGAGGCCGTCGACACCTCCCGGGTCAACCCGCCGGGGCTGCCGCTCGACAACTCCTGACCCGCCGTTCCCCGCACCGCCACGGAGATACGACACCCTCATGGCATCCCCCGCCCGGCCGGCCCCGTCCCGGGGCCCGGTCGCACCGCACCTCCTCGACAACGCCGCGTGGGCCGCGCTGACCGGCCCGCACGCCCCCTTCGCCGAGCGCCTCGGACGCGCAGCCCGCTACCCCGTCGACGTCTCCCCGTTCACCGCCCTCGCCGACCCCGCCGACCCGCGCGCCTGGACGGACCTGGCGACGCTCGTCGGCCCGGGAACCGTCACCCCCGTGACGGGCGCCGGGTCCGCCCCCGACGGCTGGCGGACCGTCCGCAGCGGCCAAGGGGTGCAACTGGTCGACACAGGGCTGCGCGCCGAACCCGCACCCGACGCGGTGCGCCTCGGGCCCGACGACGTGCCGGAGATCCTGGACCTGATCGCCCTGACCGAACCCGGCCCCTTCCTCCCGCGCACCATCGCGCTCGGCACCTACCTCGGTATCCGCCACCGCGGCCGCCTGATCGCCATGGCCGGGGAACGCCTGCGCCCGCCCGGCTGGACGGAGATCAGCGCGGTCTGCACCGCCCCCGACCACCGGGGCAAGGGCCTGGCCACCCGGCTGGTCCGAGCGGTCGCGGCCGGCATCAGGAAGCGCGGGGACACCCCGTTCCTCCACGCCGCCGCCACGAACACCGGCGCGATCCGGCTCTACGAGTCGATCGGCTTCACCCCGCGCCGCCGCACGGACTTCCTCCTGGTCCGAACTCCGGGCGCCGAGCCGGAACAGACGGCGCCGGCGGTCCGTTGTGGTTGAGAGGACACCACGAAGCCGGCGCGCCCCCGGGCCCGCCGCGACGGAAGGGCGGAGGTGACGGACGTGCCGGTCCTGTCCGCACCCCGCGTCATGGTGCTCACCCCACGCCGCCGTGTCCATCTGTACTCCCGGCCGCACATCGATCTCCAGCGCGTGGCCGGCGCGCTCTGTCGTCCCTGACCTGTCACCCCGCTGCCGCCGCCCTCCGCACGGAGGGCAGGAGCCCTCGTACGGTCGATCAGGAAGGCACCCCTTTCGTGTCCTCGTCATCCCCCTCCCCGCTGCCCGGCACCTCCGCTTCAGCCCCCTCTTCTCCCTCTTCTTCCGACGCCCTGCACCTCGCCGTCGCGCTCGACGGCGCCGGCTGGCATCCGGCCGCCTGGCGCGAGCCGGTGTCCCGCCCCCGTGATCTGCTCACCGCCGCGTACTGGACGGATCTGATCACCGAGGCCGAGCGCGGCCTGCTCGACCTCGTGACCATCGAGGACGCGCTCGGCCTCCAGTCCTCGCAGGTCACCGGTCCCGACGGCCGCACGGACCAGGTACGCGGACGGCTGGACGCCGTCCTGATCGCCGCCCGCGTCGCCCCCCTCACCAGCCACATAGGACTGGTTCCGACCGTGGTGACCACCCACACGGAGCCGTTCCATATCTCCAAGGCGATCGCCACCCTCGACTATGTGAGCACCGGCCGCGCGGGCGTACGGGTGCAGGTGTCGCCGCGTCAGAACGAGGCCGCGCACTTCGGCCGCCGTGAGTTGCCCCCGTTCCGCCTCGAGGACCTGGACAGCCCCGCCCTGCGGGAGGTGGTCGTCGACCTCTTCGACGAGGCCGCCGACCACGTCGAAGCGGTGCGCAGGCTCTGGGACAGCTGGGAGGACGACGCGGAGATCCGGGACGTCGCCACCGGCCGCTTCGTCGACCGCGACAAGCTGCACTACGTCGACTTCGAGGGCCGGCACTTCAGCGTCAAGGGGCCCTCGATCACCCCCCGCCCGCCGCAGGGCCAGCCCCTGGTCAGCGCCCTCGCCCACGAGTCGGTGACCGGCGCGCCCTTCCGTCTGCTCGGCCGCTCCGCCGACATCGGATACGTCACTCCTCACGACACCGGACAGGCGCGCACGATCGTCGCCGCGGTCCGTGCCGAACAGGACGCGGCCGGGCGTTCCGGCGAACCCCTGCATCTCTTCGGCGACCTGGTGGTGTTCCTGGACGACGATCCCGCCGCC
It encodes:
- a CDS encoding YhgE/Pip domain-containing protein codes for the protein MAADSASAPDHAPVPARATALLRRPRLWLLPTVLSGLLALLLALLYMGGIVDPDGALRDLPIGIVDTDQGGPLPGQTTNLGAQLTRAVAADTSGKADWQRLTRAQLQDRLTSGKIFGALVVPADFTASVSALTTSNATARPTLTVLTNPGLGSLGSSLAGRIAQQTARQASLTIGKQLTASPAAAGADSTARLLLADPVTVTTQVGHPIGERSGLGLTAFYYTLLLVLAGFLGANVINNGVDTALGYADNEIGPWHTRRPTVPVSRTQTLLLKMGMTAGISVLTTTLVMVATLAILGMDASHLPLLWIYSYCASVAVGLGVQAINAAFGGIGQLVSMFVFIVLGLPSSGSTVPLEAVPGFYRFLSVFEPMRQLGGGVRAILFFDARADAGLARAWLMIAIGTAVALLFGLAMTRYYDRRGLHRLTPQPA
- a CDS encoding maleylpyruvate isomerase N-terminal domain-containing protein, encoding MSDRADQTIAALRGGHDYLTSVVHGLATADLTRRSGASEWDVSQVLSHLGSGAEIGRASLEGALNGTGPRDGDFNKSVWARWDAMSPAERAEGFVDANERLVRGYEALDTRVREELRVELGFLPAPVDVATLAGLRLSEFAHHTWDVEVAFDPTAALLPVATEPLLAQAGLLIGFLGKADALGGRHARIAVRTVSPVRAFGLDLGDSVALVDEPAEPDAVLSAPAEWWLRLVTGRHAPAHTPAGVNLKGDALTLDDLRRVFPGF
- a CDS encoding MarR family winged helix-turn-helix transcriptional regulator, with translation MADFLAPADLPEHESGSEDGLLPTELRSWMRLLAAAGAIEQQLRARVKDALGVSHDEFLVLCLLADQPGSSLRMTQIAELLGRPKTRLTYQVACLQHAGLITRRSACGDKRGIEVALTEKARTLLRESSRPLADAVSQAIARTACAQRYEQLHDLLPPAEAPGHGS
- a CDS encoding YceI family protein; this translates as MTVAVETGLWQLDPARTSVVIRHKTMWGLVTVKGDFAAVTGEGEVQADGTARGTVTLDVASLDTKNGKRDKHLRSADLFDVERHPTITFAVDNAVVAQNDTVEVTGQLTVRGITRPQPLVARVTAASAEDVTLAAEFTVDRDQFDMGWNQLGMLRGLTTVVGTLVFTRVKG
- a CDS encoding glutathione S-transferase C-terminal domain-containing protein, whose protein sequence is MPETVSLSPTAATSHHCASASPAAGALVAAAPRGAAPSRGHRIRSRIGVGPAGGFYPAPHRYQLYLSEGCPRSLRISITLGLLGLRDSVTSTLLTGPSGTPDACAALRAAYEATWHHYDGPLTAPALCDRWSGRVVSNHTPDILRDLGELPGCRDGNGLPRLHPPFLAADIDTFRVFLDRNLTPAAGSTARSAALDSLDRQLASNQHALGDELTAADVDLWVALTSLGTEDVLSPYGRLRDYVRRLGARPAFHEAVRRV
- a CDS encoding putative leader peptide, with the translated sequence MTGKGTNGLTRRLHIDLLRVSSAY
- a CDS encoding amino acid ABC transporter permease gives rise to the protein MSESLGSAVPLGTAEPPPAPVAEPRPYAAQRVLPLRRPGRWIVSAVVLVLVAQVVHGLATNPFFQWDRFQYWFLRPTILDGLLITLEVTLYSAVSGLLGGILLALARLSRSPVLRAVSWVYIWLFRSVPLIVVLLFLYNFSALYRTLSLGVPFGPAFLTFDESRLATDMVVAVVGLSLNEAAYAAEVVRGGILSVDQGQHEAASALGLPKGYQFTRIVFPQALRSITPNYVNQLIGLIKGTSLVFYVSLLDLFGSVQSMGSTYPGDIVPLLLVATVWYLILTSVVSVVQFYVERYYSRGALRTLPPTPLQRLRTGLRDLRDRARKEAAL
- a CDS encoding amino acid ABC transporter ATP-binding protein, which codes for MTAEVTEQPDVRPAAVEVHDVHKWYGTQRVLDGVELTVRPGEVTVVLGPSGSGKSTLLRVINHLEKPEIGHVSLNGEPIGVRRHGGRLKELSERAILAQRSRIGFVFQNFNLFPHLTVLDNVAAAPVATGRLSKPEARELARTLLGRVGLADRTAAFPRQLSGGQQQRVAIARALALRPGVILFDEPTSALDPELVGEVLAVIKDLATSGTTLLIVTHEIGFAREVADRVVFMDAGRIVEQGPPAQVLDHPAHERTRDFLSKVL
- a CDS encoding ABC transporter substrate-binding protein is translated as MRTRTDARTTPRSRTLRTGLLRGLAVSTAVATLATGLAACGGESDAATTTGDAAPGTVTLGALSNGAAQQADLKVPEVKSISAELPKSVARSGKLVIGVGALPAGFPPLAYVGQDQKTLTGAEPDLGRLVAAVLGLKPEVKNSTWENLFVGIDSGRVDIAFSNVTDTEERKKKYEFASYRQDNLAFEVRKKSSWNFGGDYRNLAGRTVAVSAGTNQEKILLEWKAKLAKEGEKLNVKYYQDNNATALALSSGKIDASFGPNPGIAYHITQTAKSPEPTRNAGTFSGAGATLQGLIAATAKKDSGLAAPVADAINHLIKNGQYAKWLAAWNLSNEAVDTSRVNPPGLPLDNS
- a CDS encoding GNAT family N-acetyltransferase gives rise to the protein MASPARPAPSRGPVAPHLLDNAAWAALTGPHAPFAERLGRAARYPVDVSPFTALADPADPRAWTDLATLVGPGTVTPVTGAGSAPDGWRTVRSGQGVQLVDTGLRAEPAPDAVRLGPDDVPEILDLIALTEPGPFLPRTIALGTYLGIRHRGRLIAMAGERLRPPGWTEISAVCTAPDHRGKGLATRLVRAVAAGIRKRGDTPFLHAAATNTGAIRLYESIGFTPRRRTDFLLVRTPGAEPEQTAPAVRCG
- a CDS encoding putative leader peptide gives rise to the protein MTDVPVLSAPRVMVLTPRRRVHLYSRPHIDLQRVAGALCRP
- a CDS encoding LLM class flavin-dependent oxidoreductase, giving the protein MPGTSASAPSSPSSSDALHLAVALDGAGWHPAAWREPVSRPRDLLTAAYWTDLITEAERGLLDLVTIEDALGLQSSQVTGPDGRTDQVRGRLDAVLIAARVAPLTSHIGLVPTVVTTHTEPFHISKAIATLDYVSTGRAGVRVQVSPRQNEAAHFGRRELPPFRLEDLDSPALREVVVDLFDEAADHVEAVRRLWDSWEDDAEIRDVATGRFVDRDKLHYVDFEGRHFSVKGPSITPRPPQGQPLVSALAHESVTGAPFRLLGRSADIGYVTPHDTGQARTIVAAVRAEQDAAGRSGEPLHLFGDLVVFLDDDPAAAVARRERLDTLAGHPYTSDARIFTGTPAQLADLLQELHSAGLSGFRLRPAVAGHDLPAITRGLVPELQRRGAFRRSYEADTLRGLLGLSRPANRYAATA